In Synechococcus sp. KORDI-52, one genomic interval encodes:
- a CDS encoding amino acid ABC transporter permease — translation MNRWLDRGITLLLLALLGWTGWSMLHWLLVGADWSVVTTNLPLYAVGSFPADQRWRPLLWMAALITLTLLTIAGPKRGWVRRWLPLLWIVMAPLGVWLLAGGLGLLPVGTRSWGGLTLTLLLTGGSGALALPLGILLALGRRSELPVLRWSSAAYIELMRAVPLIAVLFFGQLLIPLFLPPGLEINRVLRAVVAFALFAAAYIAEDVRGGLQAIPPTQREAAAVLGLSPRQVLQLVVLPQALRVALPSLTNQAVGLLQNTSLMAILGLVELLGISRSLLANPAFIGRYLEVYLWLAAVYWLACTAMALLARHLEVQLDPARSAS, via the coding sequence ATGAACCGTTGGTTGGATCGTGGCATCACCCTGCTGCTGCTGGCTCTGCTCGGATGGACTGGCTGGTCAATGCTGCATTGGCTGCTGGTTGGGGCCGACTGGTCTGTGGTGACCACAAATCTGCCGCTGTATGCGGTGGGCAGTTTCCCCGCGGATCAACGTTGGCGTCCGCTGCTGTGGATGGCTGCACTGATCACGCTCACGCTGCTGACCATCGCCGGCCCGAAGCGTGGCTGGGTTCGCCGTTGGTTGCCGTTGCTCTGGATCGTGATGGCACCGTTGGGGGTCTGGCTCTTGGCCGGAGGTTTGGGCTTGCTGCCGGTGGGGACGCGCAGTTGGGGTGGTCTGACGCTCACGCTGCTGCTCACGGGAGGCAGTGGAGCTTTGGCGCTTCCGTTGGGGATCCTCCTGGCCCTCGGCCGGCGCAGTGAGCTGCCGGTGCTGCGTTGGAGCAGCGCCGCCTACATCGAGTTGATGCGGGCTGTGCCGTTGATTGCGGTTCTGTTCTTTGGACAACTGCTGATCCCGTTGTTCCTGCCGCCAGGGCTTGAGATCAATCGAGTTCTGCGGGCGGTCGTGGCCTTCGCCTTGTTTGCAGCGGCCTACATCGCAGAGGATGTGCGCGGCGGTTTGCAAGCGATTCCTCCCACCCAGCGGGAAGCCGCAGCCGTGCTGGGCCTGTCGCCACGCCAAGTGCTGCAACTGGTGGTGCTGCCTCAGGCGCTGCGGGTTGCACTTCCATCGCTCACCAACCAGGCGGTGGGTCTGCTGCAAAACACAAGCCTGATGGCCATTCTCGGTTTGGTGGAATTGCTGGGCATCAGCCGCAGCCTGTTGGCGAATCCTGCGTTCATCGGCCGCTATTTGGAGGTGTATCTCTGGCTTGCTGCGGTTTACTGGCTGGCGTGTACGGCCATGGCGCTGCTGGCCCGCCACCTGGAAGTTCAGCTTGACCCTGCCCGCTCCGCTTCATGA
- a CDS encoding amino acid ABC transporter ATP-binding protein gives MTVAIRATDLVKSYSQGVRALDGVTLEVNSGEVLVVMGPSGSGKSTLIRTFNGLESLDGGALDVLGVPLDSTHGERQVRAIRKRVGMVFQQFNLFPHLSILDNITLAPIKVQQRAKADAEQRAMELLDQMGIREQAHKYPAQLSGGQQQRVAIARALALDPEVMLFDEPTSALDPERVKEVLDAMRQLAKGGMTMVVVTHELGFAREVADRVMFMDRGQVVETSDPETFFTNAREERSRRFLNQMQH, from the coding sequence ATGACTGTCGCCATTCGAGCCACTGATCTGGTCAAGAGCTATTCCCAGGGGGTGAGAGCTCTCGATGGCGTCACCCTTGAGGTGAACAGCGGTGAAGTGCTTGTGGTGATGGGGCCTTCCGGGTCCGGCAAGAGCACGCTGATTCGTACGTTCAATGGTCTGGAGTCGCTGGATGGCGGAGCTCTGGATGTGCTCGGCGTTCCCTTGGATTCCACCCATGGGGAACGTCAGGTGCGGGCGATTCGCAAGCGTGTGGGGATGGTGTTTCAGCAGTTCAACCTGTTTCCCCACCTTTCCATCCTCGACAACATCACCCTGGCTCCGATCAAGGTGCAACAGCGCGCCAAGGCTGATGCGGAGCAGCGGGCCATGGAGCTCCTTGACCAGATGGGCATTCGCGAGCAGGCCCACAAGTACCCGGCGCAACTCAGTGGTGGTCAGCAGCAGCGGGTGGCGATCGCCCGAGCTCTGGCTTTGGATCCTGAGGTGATGCTGTTTGATGAGCCCACCAGCGCCTTGGATCCGGAGCGGGTGAAGGAAGTGCTGGATGCGATGCGCCAGTTGGCCAAGGGCGGTATGACGATGGTGGTGGTGACCCACGAACTGGGTTTTGCTCGTGAGGTGGCGGATCGGGTGATGTTCATGGATCGGGGGCAGGTGGTGGAGACCTCCGACCCCGAGACGTTTTTCACAAATGCCAGAGAAGAACGCAGCCGGAGATTCCTGAACCAAATGCAGCACTAG
- a CDS encoding AbrB family transcriptional regulator, with translation MLTGSELLAKVKDLGDVSKSDLVRACGYVSDKKDGGDRLNFTAFYEALLEAKGVNLSSGGAAIGKGGRKLSYIAKVQGNGNLLIGKAYTAMLNLEPGDEFEIKLGKKAIRLIPTGAAAEHSEAADQVDE, from the coding sequence ATGCTGACTGGTTCAGAGCTTCTCGCCAAGGTCAAAGATCTTGGAGATGTCTCCAAATCCGATCTGGTGAGAGCTTGTGGCTACGTCTCTGACAAGAAAGACGGCGGCGATCGCCTGAATTTCACAGCCTTCTATGAGGCGCTGCTCGAAGCCAAAGGTGTCAATTTGAGCAGCGGCGGTGCCGCAATCGGCAAAGGTGGTCGCAAGCTGAGCTACATCGCCAAGGTGCAAGGCAACGGCAATCTTCTGATCGGCAAGGCCTACACCGCCATGCTGAACCTGGAGCCCGGGGATGAATTTGAAATCAAGCTCGGCAAAAAGGCCATTCGTTTGATTCCCACCGGTGCAGCTGCAGAGCACAGCGAAGCCGCCGATCAGGTGGACGAGTGA
- a CDS encoding AEC family transporter, translating to MPMLRFLLELVPSLLIGFWAGRHHQTLSTRFASPLVRFGVPISVMGLLLKGGLSGDMLQAAGLAVLAMGLVLVGASRVPGWDQLASPTLRLGCCTGNTAYFGVPLALAFLPDEALPISIGYDLGATLLIWSLGPMLIASQADGSQRLHDVLRNVVASPATRGLIGALLVQATPWSARVADALWWPSRLVIMLALIVVGMRLGCIHRQGITPAARPLQLLRPLMAKLLLYPLLLLSLAFLLRFDPLMVQAVALQGAAPTAISLLLIAESVGADQERAAGLVFWSTLLALFTAPAWGVLLASQF from the coding sequence ATGCCGATGCTTCGGTTTTTGCTGGAGCTTGTGCCCTCTCTGCTGATTGGGTTTTGGGCTGGACGACACCATCAAACCCTCTCCACCCGCTTTGCATCACCGTTGGTGAGGTTCGGGGTCCCGATCAGTGTGATGGGCCTGCTGTTGAAGGGAGGGCTGAGCGGTGACATGTTGCAGGCCGCAGGGCTTGCGGTTCTGGCCATGGGCCTGGTTCTGGTGGGGGCTTCGCGTGTGCCGGGATGGGATCAGCTGGCCTCTCCCACACTGCGTTTGGGCTGTTGCACGGGCAACACGGCCTATTTCGGGGTGCCTCTCGCCTTGGCCTTTCTGCCCGACGAGGCCCTTCCCATCAGCATTGGTTACGACCTTGGGGCAACACTGTTGATCTGGAGCCTTGGGCCGATGTTGATCGCGTCGCAGGCCGACGGATCGCAACGGCTGCACGATGTGCTGCGCAACGTTGTGGCCAGCCCGGCAACCCGAGGTCTCATCGGGGCTCTTCTGGTTCAGGCAACCCCCTGGTCTGCACGGGTGGCCGACGCCTTGTGGTGGCCTTCCCGCCTGGTGATCATGCTGGCTCTGATCGTGGTGGGCATGCGCCTCGGCTGCATTCATCGCCAGGGAATCACTCCGGCAGCTCGTCCGTTGCAGCTGCTGAGGCCACTGATGGCCAAACTTCTGCTGTATCCGTTGCTCCTGCTGTCGCTTGCGTTTCTGCTGCGGTTCGATCCGCTGATGGTGCAGGCGGTTGCCTTGCAGGGGGCGGCGCCGACAGCAATTTCACTGCTGTTGATTGCAGAGTCTGTGGGAGCTGATCAGGAGCGGGCTGCCGGTCTTGTGTTCTGGAGCACGCTGCTGGCGTTGTTCACCGCGCCCGCATGGGGCGTGCTGCTGGCATCTCAGTTCTGA
- a CDS encoding alpha-ketoglutarate-dependent dioxygenase AlkB — MNVNPAALDTDWSLHQGWLQTNEARVWHHQLEQQLQWQQPVVRVFGKRHPVPRMTAFLASEGIQYRYSGTLHSGCGWPAWFQPLLNRVNDTCTCEFNGCLLNQYRHGEDRMGWHADDEPEIDQRAPIASLSFGATRDFQLRHRNIPQHRMSVPLADGDLLVMHPGCQSRWMHCVPQRRKVQTMRINLTFRRFQN, encoded by the coding sequence ATGAACGTCAATCCAGCCGCTCTTGACACGGACTGGTCGCTGCATCAGGGATGGCTTCAGACCAATGAAGCAAGGGTCTGGCACCACCAACTTGAACAACAACTCCAGTGGCAACAGCCGGTCGTGAGGGTCTTTGGCAAGCGCCACCCCGTTCCCCGAATGACGGCATTTCTAGCCAGCGAAGGAATCCAATATCGGTACAGCGGCACCCTGCACAGCGGCTGTGGCTGGCCTGCATGGTTCCAGCCATTGCTGAACCGGGTGAATGACACCTGTACGTGCGAATTCAACGGATGCTTGCTTAATCAGTATCGCCATGGGGAAGACCGCATGGGCTGGCACGCAGACGACGAGCCTGAAATTGATCAGCGGGCTCCGATTGCGTCCCTTTCATTCGGAGCAACGCGGGATTTTCAGCTCCGCCATCGCAACATTCCCCAACATCGGATGTCGGTGCCGCTGGCTGATGGTGACCTGCTGGTGATGCACCCGGGGTGTCAGAGCCGATGGATGCACTGCGTGCCCCAACGACGAAAAGTGCAGACCATGCGAATCAATCTCACCTTCCGCCGTTTTCAGAACTGA
- a CDS encoding homoserine O-succinyltransferase: MALILPGSYHKIAEVERNRISWIEPEQAERQDIRPLRIGILNIMPLGKQYEFNLLHPLGLSVLQIEPIWIRLNSHIYKSWDQNHLDQLYVSWDEALSQGPLDGLIITGAPVEHLPFEQVSYWTELVRLIEEARHTCASTLGLCWAGFALAYLAGVDKIAFSKKLFGIYPMRSLVPGHSLMGTQDDHFVCPQSRHAGLPDAAMEAAERDGRLRLLAHGQQVGYTIFETPDQRQLMHLGHPEYNVGRILGEMERDRARGDVPPPENFDPEQPKTLWRSHRNLLFQQWLWFCYQRVSLGA, encoded by the coding sequence ATGGCGCTGATTCTTCCTGGCAGTTACCACAAGATCGCGGAGGTTGAACGCAACCGGATCTCCTGGATTGAGCCTGAACAGGCCGAACGCCAGGACATCAGGCCCCTGCGTATCGGCATCCTCAACATCATGCCGCTGGGCAAGCAGTATGAATTCAACCTGCTGCATCCACTGGGCCTTTCAGTGCTGCAGATCGAACCGATTTGGATTCGACTCAATTCCCATATCTACAAGAGCTGGGATCAGAACCATCTCGACCAGCTCTATGTGAGCTGGGATGAGGCCTTGTCCCAAGGTCCACTCGATGGCTTGATCATCACCGGCGCCCCCGTGGAACACCTGCCCTTTGAACAGGTCAGCTACTGGACCGAACTGGTCAGGCTGATCGAGGAGGCGCGACACACCTGTGCCAGCACCCTCGGCCTGTGCTGGGCCGGTTTCGCCCTCGCCTACCTGGCTGGCGTCGACAAAATCGCCTTCTCGAAGAAGCTGTTCGGGATTTACCCGATGCGGAGCCTCGTTCCGGGGCATTCGTTGATGGGAACCCAAGACGACCATTTCGTCTGCCCCCAAAGCCGTCATGCCGGACTGCCGGATGCCGCCATGGAAGCTGCTGAACGTGATGGACGACTTCGTCTGCTCGCCCACGGGCAGCAGGTGGGGTACACCATTTTCGAAACCCCGGATCAGCGGCAACTGATGCATCTGGGTCATCCCGAATACAACGTTGGGCGGATCCTTGGAGAAATGGAACGCGACCGGGCCAGGGGTGATGTGCCACCTCCCGAGAATTTTGATCCCGAGCAACCCAAAACCCTCTGGCGGTCCCACCGAAACCTGCTGTTTCAACAGTGGCTCTGGTTCTGTTATCAGCGGGTCAGCCTGGGGGCCTGA
- a CDS encoding O-acetylhomoserine aminocarboxypropyltransferase/cysteine synthase family protein yields MSHRFETLQLHAGQSPDSSTNARAVPIYQTSSYVFNDAEHGANLFGLKEFGNIYTRLMNPTTDVFEKRVAALEGGVAALATASGQSAQFLAITNCMQAGDNFVSTSYLYGGTYNQFKVQFPRLGIDVRFAEGDDIASFAAQIDDKTKALYVEAMGNPRFNIPDFEGLSALAKENGIPLIVDNTLGACGALMRPIDHGADVVVESATKWIGGHGTSLGGVIVDAGTFNWGNGKFPLISEPSAAYHGLVHWDAFGFGSDVCNMLGLPENRNIAFALRARVEGLRDWGPAVSPFNSFLLLQGLETLSLRVERHTENAMALATWLQAHPAIAHVSYPGLASDPYNAAAKKYLTGRGMGCMLMFSLNGGYDDAVRFINSLKLASHLANVGDAKTLVIHPASTTHQQLSEAEQASAGVTPTMVRVSVGLEHIEDIKADFEQAFAVLS; encoded by the coding sequence ATGTCTCACCGTTTCGAGACCCTGCAGTTACACGCCGGACAATCGCCTGACAGCTCAACCAACGCGCGGGCGGTTCCCATCTATCAGACCAGTTCGTACGTCTTCAATGACGCCGAACACGGAGCCAACCTCTTCGGTCTGAAGGAGTTCGGGAACATCTACACACGGTTGATGAATCCCACCACCGACGTGTTCGAAAAACGCGTCGCTGCCCTGGAGGGCGGAGTGGCAGCGTTGGCCACCGCCTCAGGACAATCGGCTCAGTTTCTGGCGATCACCAACTGCATGCAGGCGGGAGACAACTTCGTCTCAACCTCATACCTCTACGGCGGCACCTACAACCAGTTCAAGGTTCAGTTTCCGCGGTTGGGAATCGACGTGCGCTTTGCCGAAGGTGACGATATCGCAAGCTTCGCGGCGCAGATTGACGACAAAACAAAGGCGCTCTACGTCGAAGCGATGGGAAATCCCCGCTTCAATATTCCCGACTTCGAAGGGCTTTCAGCCCTCGCCAAAGAGAACGGTATCCCCTTGATCGTCGACAACACCCTGGGGGCCTGTGGTGCTCTGATGCGACCGATTGACCACGGCGCTGATGTGGTGGTGGAAAGTGCAACCAAATGGATCGGCGGCCACGGCACCAGCCTGGGCGGCGTCATTGTGGATGCCGGCACGTTCAATTGGGGCAACGGCAAGTTCCCCCTGATCAGCGAACCCAGTGCGGCTTACCACGGCTTGGTGCATTGGGATGCCTTTGGCTTCGGCAGCGATGTGTGCAACATGCTGGGCCTACCCGAGAACCGCAACATCGCCTTCGCGCTGCGGGCCCGGGTTGAGGGGTTGCGGGATTGGGGGCCGGCCGTGAGTCCGTTCAACAGTTTCCTGCTGTTGCAAGGTCTGGAAACCCTGAGCCTGCGTGTGGAACGCCACACCGAAAACGCCATGGCTCTGGCCACCTGGCTGCAGGCGCACCCCGCCATCGCCCATGTGAGCTATCCCGGTCTGGCGAGCGATCCCTATAACGCTGCAGCGAAGAAATACCTGACAGGCCGGGGCATGGGATGCATGCTGATGTTCTCTCTGAACGGCGGCTATGACGATGCCGTGCGTTTCATCAACAGCCTCAAACTGGCCAGCCACCTTGCCAATGTGGGCGACGCGAAAACGCTGGTGATTCACCCAGCATCCACGACCCACCAGCAACTCAGTGAGGCAGAACAGGCCTCCGCTGGCGTGACACCCACGATGGTGCGGGTGTCTGTGGGCCTTGAACACATCGAGGACATCAAGGCCGACTTCGAGCAGGCATTCGCCGTTCTCAGCTGA
- a CDS encoding lytic transglycosylase domain-containing protein translates to MHSRNVLVVSALTATLLAALWLKPKQPRAEAEGAVTESVAIEAVMLPAQASQPKTRDGRQYPVAPADPVELATLLAEVERALRDPATPTEALPDLGHQQQVIYRVLSTDQPRSQQVVKALPPRWRNVAKRHLAARREFVRMSRGRGPTMLPAWRIIQPEPADKLLSHYRKAEAATGIEWEVLAAVNLVETGMGRIDGVSVANAQGPMQFLPTTWAEAGIGAGNIRDPHDAIQAAARYLVRRGGLQDIRRGLWGYNNSDYYGRAVLLYASLMREDPAAYTGLYHWEIHFNAADGDLWLPVGYNQPQRISVQEHLQANPASRSPNR, encoded by the coding sequence ATGCACAGCCGCAACGTGCTGGTTGTCTCGGCTCTCACCGCAACCCTGCTGGCGGCGCTGTGGCTCAAACCGAAACAGCCGCGGGCCGAAGCCGAGGGGGCGGTGACCGAGTCGGTTGCGATCGAGGCGGTTATGCTCCCAGCCCAAGCGAGCCAGCCCAAAACGCGAGACGGCAGGCAGTACCCCGTGGCGCCCGCCGACCCTGTCGAGCTGGCAACGCTGCTGGCTGAGGTTGAGCGGGCGCTGAGGGACCCAGCCACACCGACGGAGGCACTGCCCGATCTCGGCCATCAACAGCAGGTGATCTACCGGGTCCTGTCGACGGACCAACCCAGATCCCAGCAGGTCGTTAAGGCCTTACCCCCGCGCTGGCGCAACGTGGCCAAACGTCATCTGGCGGCACGACGCGAATTCGTGCGCATGAGCCGTGGCCGTGGACCGACCATGCTCCCCGCCTGGCGGATCATTCAGCCGGAACCGGCGGACAAGCTTCTCAGCCACTACCGCAAGGCCGAGGCAGCGACGGGGATCGAATGGGAGGTTCTGGCGGCCGTGAACCTTGTTGAAACCGGCATGGGACGCATCGACGGCGTCTCCGTGGCCAATGCCCAGGGCCCCATGCAGTTCCTGCCCACCACCTGGGCCGAAGCGGGGATTGGCGCTGGGAACATCCGCGATCCCCATGACGCCATCCAGGCGGCAGCGCGCTATCTGGTGCGGCGGGGGGGGCTGCAGGACATTCGCCGCGGCCTCTGGGGCTACAACAACAGCGATTACTACGGGCGAGCGGTGCTGCTCTACGCCTCGCTGATGCGGGAGGACCCTGCCGCCTACACCGGTTTGTATCACTGGGAGATCCACTTCAATGCAGCGGACGGTGATCTTTGGTTGCCGGTGGGCTACAACCAGCCGCAGCGCATCAGTGTCCAGGAGCATCTGCAGGCCAACCCCGCCAGCAGATCACCAAACCGGTGA
- a CDS encoding DOMON-like domain-containing protein, with protein MARTAVMLCQACRLIPFERSIPAGVDINAELVWRREGWLDLSYGVLTRAAKGIGALKLPTGLKDGPQQGERKDDLWTTTCFEAFLAAPGEQRYWEVNLAANGDWAIYRFDDYRSGQTRQELSMPPRLRLQRGAHSMRLDARISLAPWWTQGVCPDMGLTAVIDRGQDGLSHWALSHGRQADFHDRSTFLAA; from the coding sequence ATGGCGCGTACTGCCGTGATGCTGTGTCAGGCCTGCCGCCTGATCCCGTTTGAACGGTCCATTCCTGCAGGGGTGGACATCAACGCCGAGCTGGTCTGGAGGCGGGAGGGTTGGCTGGATCTCAGCTACGGGGTTCTGACCCGAGCTGCCAAGGGCATTGGCGCCCTGAAGCTGCCAACGGGGCTGAAGGATGGTCCTCAACAGGGAGAGCGGAAAGATGATCTCTGGACCACCACATGTTTCGAGGCCTTTCTCGCCGCCCCTGGTGAGCAACGCTATTGGGAAGTGAATCTGGCGGCCAATGGCGATTGGGCGATCTATCGCTTCGATGACTACCGCAGCGGTCAGACTCGGCAGGAGCTGAGCATGCCCCCCAGGCTGCGGCTGCAACGCGGAGCCCATTCGATGCGGCTCGACGCCAGGATCTCTCTGGCCCCCTGGTGGACGCAAGGTGTGTGCCCGGACATGGGACTGACGGCCGTGATCGACCGCGGGCAGGACGGTCTGAGCCATTGGGCCCTCAGTCACGGCCGTCAAGCGGACTTTCATGACCGCAGCACCTTCCTTGCTGCCTGA